A genomic region of Homalodisca vitripennis isolate AUS2020 chromosome 5, UT_GWSS_2.1, whole genome shotgun sequence contains the following coding sequences:
- the LOC124363231 gene encoding chondroadherin-like, with product MGLAPAAGLWSPPSLWREVCSSAQMSHRALFLSVVLLATAVSAMCPPQCFCYDDTLTATCTSAKLEVFPIQLNPDVKHIDLSDNKIVSVDYTLTFYINLLQLDLSYNKIHSLGSRNFERQENLTFLNISYNQITQLGKGTFKGLKLLKLLDLSNNSIEFVDGSAFIDTVELELLNFSNNKITYFEDSSVFKNLRKLKYLYLNGNQILDVPSKILQNLPYSSIEVLSLSNNYIDMLDDLSFPSPVIGSLRQLFLSSNAISSIHRSSFNSLHSLSHLDLSDNNLTTVPTEQMSKLSQLTELDLSENMFTELPAVAFQSLFHLKVLHLSKMPRLSRIDSRAFVDNIHLESVIMDDNREVNILPPRVFHGNLHLKHVSIRRNSLKVIDASHFPVDNLQSLDVSDNPLNCNCSMLWLWKLALVERLAAESSFTTSNDTLDRSGGQYLRLTISNLKCDSPQNLKGKLLVDVPDSVVRCETTWFTVAVVTAFVLALFVATCVVLLLISSDRTFMFCKKTKDPNDASMNGESKRLAPNIRAGSAPPPVLMLMPDKEFAGEYVKSLTPNQVRDLRYMEPWVPVKSDHMNQIHNEYTLDVTSSGRKPAHVVYV from the coding sequence ATGGGGTTAGCGCCAGCCGCTGGCCTGTGGTCCCCACCCTCGCTATGGAGGGAGGTCTGTTCGTCTGCCCAGATGTCCCACCGAGCCCTGTTCCTGAGCGTAGTACTGTTGGCTACCGCAGTGAGCGCCATGTGTCCACCACAGTGCTTCTGCTACGATGACACCCTCACAGCCACCTGCACTAGCGCCAAGCTGGAGGTGTTCCCGATCCAACTGAACCCGGACGTTAAACACATCGATCTTAGTGATAACAAGATTGTCAGTGTCGACTACACTCTTACGTTTTACATAAACTTACTACAACTCGACCTCTCCTACAACAAAATCCACTCATTAGGGAGCCGTAACTTTGAACGGCAAGAgaatttaacgtttttaaacaTTAGCTATAACCAAATAACTCAACTGGGTAAAGGGACTTTCAAAGGCCTCAAGTTACTTAAACTTCTAGATCTTAGCAATAACTCGATAGAATTTGTGGATGGCAGTGCGTTCATAGACACTGTCGAATTAGAACTATTAAATTTCtccaacaacaaaataacatattttgaagATTCCAGTGTATTTAAGAATCTTCGAAAGctaaaatacttgtatttaaatGGAAACCAAATACTAGATGTTCCTAGCAAAATACTTCAGAACCTCCCTTATTCATCAATTGAAGTGTTAAGCTTGTCAAACAATTACATCGACATGTTAGACGACCTATCTTTTCCTTCTCCTGTAATTGGTTCTCTGAGACAACTGTTTTTATCTTCCAACGCTATATCGAGTATCCACCGATCATCATTCAACTCTCTTCACTCACTATCTCACCTCGATCTGTCTGACAACAACCTCACGACTGTACCGACGGAACAAATGTCTAAATTAAGTCAGCTAACTGAGCTAGACCTAAGTGAGAACATGTTCACTGAACTTCCGGCCGTAGCTTTTCAAAGTCTTTTTCACTTGAAAGTCTTACACTTATCTAAAATGCCTAGACTGTCCCGTATCGATTCCAGAGCGTTTGTCGATAACATACATCTGGAGTCAGTTATTATGGACGATAACAGAGAGGTAAATATACTTCCTCCGAGAGTATTCCACGGAAATCTACACCTCAAGCACGTATCTATCAGAAGAAACTCCTTGAAGGTCATCGACGCCTCACACTTTCCTGTGGACAATTTACAAAGTCTTGACGTATCCGATAATCCACTGAACTGCAACTGCTCGATGTTGTGGCTGTGGAAACTCGCTCTCGTCGAGAGGCTTGCGGCGGAGAGCAGTTTTACTACCTCCAACGATACACTGGACCGTAGTGGAGGACAGTATTTGAGACTGACTATCTCGAACTTGAAATGTGATTCACCACAGAACCTGAAAGGCAAGTTGTTAGTGGACGTTCCCGATTCAGTGGTCCGCTGTGAAACGACGTGGTTTACCGTTGCGGTAGTGACGGCATTCGTCCTGGCTCTCTTCGTAGCGACCTGCGTCGTCCTGCTCCTCATCAGCAGTGACCGGACCTTCATGTTTTGCAAGAAAACCAAGGACCCCAACGACGCCTCTATGAACGGAGAGTCCAAGAGGCTCGCCCCCAATATTCGCGCAGGCTCCGCCCCTCCTCCGGTGTTGATGTTGATGCCTGACAAGGAGTTTGCAGGAGAATACGTGAAATCTCTGACTCCCAACCAGGTGCGAGACCTCCGCTACATGGAGCCCTGGGTGCCTGTCAAAAGTGATCACATGAACCAAATCCACAACGAATATACCTTAGACGTGACCAGCAGTGGAAGAAAGCCTGCACATgttgtttatgtataa